From a single Endozoicomonas euniceicola genomic region:
- a CDS encoding NAD(+) kinase → MEPFKRIGVTGRQGRSHIEKTLQRLTDFLQQRGIEVLLDESIAYLLPGHTCQTCVRAEMGPRCDLVIVVGGDGSLLGAARDMVPHGVPLLGVNLGRLGFLTDILPDELESQLDEVLQGKHRLVERFLLDACVIRNGKTIGKADALNDVVLHPGQSTRIIEFELSIDNQFVYRQRSDGLIIATPTGSTAYALSGGGPIMHPKLDAIVLVPMYPHMLTNRPLVVDGNSEMQLVVHPDNTIHPVVSCDGQVEINLQPGDIISIRKKPEPLKLLHPVNHDFYEGCRSKLRWHPHEITVDEE, encoded by the coding sequence ATGGAACCATTCAAGCGTATCGGGGTAACCGGCCGTCAGGGACGATCTCATATAGAAAAGACCCTGCAACGCCTGACCGACTTTTTGCAGCAACGTGGCATTGAAGTCCTGCTGGACGAGTCTATCGCCTATCTGTTACCCGGACATACCTGCCAGACATGCGTCCGGGCTGAAATGGGGCCGCGTTGTGATCTGGTGATTGTGGTCGGTGGCGATGGCAGCCTGCTGGGTGCTGCCAGGGACATGGTCCCTCACGGTGTGCCACTGCTTGGGGTAAACCTTGGGCGACTGGGTTTTCTGACGGACATTCTGCCCGACGAGCTGGAGTCTCAGCTTGACGAGGTATTGCAGGGAAAACACCGTCTGGTTGAACGTTTTCTTCTGGATGCCTGTGTTATCCGTAATGGCAAGACCATTGGTAAGGCTGATGCTTTGAACGATGTGGTGCTGCATCCGGGGCAATCAACCCGGATTATTGAGTTTGAGTTGTCTATTGATAACCAGTTTGTCTACCGACAGCGTTCAGACGGGCTGATTATTGCCACTCCCACCGGGTCAACAGCTTATGCGTTATCTGGTGGTGGTCCCATCATGCACCCCAAGCTTGATGCTATCGTACTGGTACCTATGTACCCACACATGCTGACCAACCGCCCACTGGTGGTGGACGGTAACAGTGAGATGCAGTTGGTGGTTCACCCCGATAATACGATTCATCCAGTGGTCAGTTGTGATGGGCAGGTGGAGATTAATCTGCAGCCGGGCGACATTATTTCCATCAGGAAAAAACCGGAGCCTCTGAAACTGCTGCACCCGGTTAACCATGACTTTTATGAAGGCTGCCGTTCCAAGCTGCGCTGGCATCCCCATGAAATAACGGTTGATGAAGAGTAA
- a CDS encoding DUF1853 family protein — translation MTLAADLSGTQLSRDLRWIQNSPVLFNDSCHSCFVPGVLPQCRSPLFQPGYTLTPEAVATIHSTLEQKRWHLLGIYYETLWHYLLDQHPATHILARNRQVQKADHSTLGEFDLIYNHLNTGITTHLELAVKFYLGIPSPSQHQQTSHWHQWVGPGLKDRMDRKLHRLLNHQIRLGHTPEGAAVIASLGITQLSRSICLQGYLFYPVHGCCPPPENCNPDHLKGYWVAESMLSHWLEQQSSRLCYFKPAKLRWLASLHESKNQRKNNKSSLLQSLAGLREPQLIIACTEEPDGYNEHYRFFVVPDGWQQLAESYY, via the coding sequence ATGACGCTAGCAGCTGACTTATCAGGTACACAACTATCGAGAGATTTACGCTGGATTCAAAACAGCCCTGTGCTGTTTAACGACTCCTGTCATAGCTGTTTTGTACCCGGTGTACTGCCTCAATGCCGTTCGCCCTTATTCCAACCCGGCTATACATTAACTCCGGAAGCCGTTGCTACCATTCACAGCACTCTGGAACAAAAACGCTGGCATCTGCTGGGCATTTACTATGAAACGCTTTGGCACTATCTTCTGGATCAACATCCCGCCACTCACATTCTGGCAAGAAATCGGCAGGTACAAAAAGCCGATCATTCAACACTGGGTGAGTTCGACCTTATTTATAACCACCTGAACACCGGCATCACTACCCACCTGGAGCTGGCCGTTAAGTTCTATCTGGGCATCCCCAGCCCCTCGCAACATCAACAAACAAGTCACTGGCACCAGTGGGTCGGTCCGGGTCTGAAGGACCGGATGGATCGAAAACTCCACCGGCTGCTAAATCACCAGATCAGGCTTGGCCATACTCCGGAAGGCGCCGCTGTCATTGCATCACTGGGTATTACCCAACTTTCCCGATCCATTTGCCTTCAGGGCTACCTCTTTTATCCCGTTCACGGATGCTGCCCGCCCCCGGAAAACTGTAATCCGGATCATTTAAAAGGTTATTGGGTTGCCGAATCGATGCTGAGCCACTGGCTGGAACAGCAGTCTTCCAGACTCTGCTATTTCAAACCAGCAAAACTGAGGTGGCTGGCTTCTCTGCATGAAAGTAAAAATCAGAGGAAAAACAACAAAAGTAGCCTTTTACAAAGCCTGGCGGGGCTCAGGGAGCCTCAGTTAATCATTGCCTGCACAGAAGAACCAGACGGTTATAACGAACACTATCGTTTTTTTGTCGTTCCCGATGGGTGGCAGCAACTGGCTGAATCTTATTATTGA
- a CDS encoding RNA recognition motif domain-containing protein: MQQKNKLFIGNLAFSATEQELEEAFGAFGEIQEAKIILDRETGRSRGFAFVTFASDADANEALALDGQNLSGRDMRVSVATERPRRQGGGNREGGRRF; the protein is encoded by the coding sequence ATGCAACAGAAAAACAAACTGTTCATCGGTAACCTGGCTTTTTCAGCAACCGAGCAAGAGCTGGAAGAAGCCTTTGGGGCATTCGGTGAAATCCAGGAAGCTAAAATCATCCTGGATCGTGAAACCGGTCGTTCACGTGGTTTTGCTTTTGTCACCTTCGCTTCTGACGCCGACGCTAACGAAGCTCTGGCTCTGGACGGTCAAAACCTGTCTGGCCGTGACATGCGTGTAAGCGTTGCTACTGAGCGCCCACGCCGTCAGGGTGGTGGCAACCGCGAAGGTGGTCGTCGTTTCTAA
- a CDS encoding pyridoxal-phosphate-dependent aminotransferase family protein: MSISSFYPPQRILMGPGPTDVHPKVLQALSRPTIGHLDPAFIGMMDEVRTLLQYAFQTENGCTMAVSAPGSAGMEACFVNLIEPGDKVVVCINGVFGNRMAENVVRSGGQLVKVEDDWGRPVSPDKLEEALKAHPDARIVAFVHAETSTGVLSDAKKLCSLAKQHNCLSIVDAVTSLGGVPLFVDDWGIDAIYSGTQKCLSSVPGISPVSFSDAAVAKIKGRKTPVQSWFLDQSLVMSYWGGKQKRSYHHTAPVNALYAVHESLLNLREEGLSNAWQRHAEQHETLRLGLEKLGISFIVDEACRLPQLNTVAIPDGVDDETVRSRLLDHYNLEIGSGLGAFTGEVWRIGLMGYGARAENVALCLRALEETLN; the protein is encoded by the coding sequence GTGAGCATTTCATCCTTTTATCCGCCGCAACGGATACTGATGGGTCCTGGCCCAACAGACGTACATCCGAAAGTTTTGCAGGCGTTGAGTCGCCCGACTATTGGGCACCTGGACCCGGCATTCATTGGTATGATGGATGAAGTCAGGACATTATTACAATATGCGTTTCAAACCGAGAACGGCTGCACCATGGCGGTGTCCGCGCCGGGTTCTGCTGGTATGGAAGCCTGCTTCGTTAACCTGATAGAGCCTGGTGACAAGGTGGTGGTCTGCATTAACGGGGTATTTGGCAATCGGATGGCCGAAAACGTTGTACGTTCGGGCGGGCAACTGGTGAAGGTTGAAGATGACTGGGGCAGACCGGTCAGCCCGGATAAGCTTGAGGAGGCTCTCAAAGCACACCCGGATGCCAGAATCGTTGCGTTTGTGCATGCGGAAACCTCAACCGGGGTGTTGTCTGATGCTAAAAAACTCTGCTCACTGGCAAAACAACATAACTGTCTGAGCATTGTGGATGCGGTAACGTCCCTGGGTGGCGTGCCGTTGTTCGTGGACGACTGGGGGATTGATGCCATTTATTCAGGCACGCAGAAATGTCTGTCCAGTGTTCCGGGTATTTCCCCTGTCAGCTTCAGTGATGCCGCGGTTGCTAAGATCAAGGGTCGGAAAACACCCGTACAAAGCTGGTTTCTTGATCAAAGTCTGGTCATGAGTTACTGGGGAGGGAAGCAGAAGCGTAGCTATCATCATACCGCACCGGTCAATGCGCTTTATGCAGTGCATGAATCGCTGCTTAACCTGCGGGAGGAAGGGCTAAGCAACGCCTGGCAGCGTCATGCAGAGCAGCATGAGACCTTGCGACTTGGCCTGGAAAAACTGGGGATTTCTTTCATCGTTGATGAAGCCTGCCGACTGCCGCAGTTGAATACGGTGGCTATACCGGATGGTGTGGATGATGAAACCGTGCGATCCCGTTTGCTGGACCATTATAATCTGGAAATTGGCTCAGGCCTGGGGGCATTTACTGGCGAAGTCTGGCGGATTGGTCTGATGGGCTACGGTGCGCGAGCAGAGAATGTTGCCCTATGTCTGCGTGCTCTGGAGGAAACGCTGAATTGA
- a CDS encoding urate hydroxylase PuuD produces MEFYIQEWLNLLVRWLHITTGIAWIGASFYFNWLEGRLETASPNKKKEGIKGELWAVHGGGFYEINKYHLAPKTLPKTLHWFKWEAYITWLSGMGLLSIIYYWGAESYLLAPESSLSPLQAVTISIVSLLAGWLIYDLLCRSPLFDQEVAFSLILFALITFAAWAYSQIFSGRASYIHVGALMGTMMVGNVFRVIIPSQRKLVTAAENGDESFDPDIARHALLRSRHNNYLTLPLLFIMISGHYAMTYGNEWNWLILATLAAASVLVRHFFNRRNQGAVLPWLWPSAAVMMLTLAFVIKPQAVAQVPVAEQPAFDEGKVVEVVNARCATCHSNEPSDVLFQSPPGGLVFLDYPSIVKKADQIYAQSVQTQIMPLANRSGMTVEERQFLGQWYQQLEKEGK; encoded by the coding sequence ATGGAGTTTTATATACAAGAGTGGCTGAATCTGCTGGTTCGCTGGCTGCATATTACGACAGGGATCGCCTGGATTGGTGCTTCCTTTTATTTCAACTGGCTTGAAGGGCGGCTGGAGACAGCCTCTCCCAATAAAAAGAAGGAAGGTATTAAAGGAGAGCTCTGGGCGGTTCATGGGGGGGGATTTTACGAAATAAACAAGTATCATCTGGCTCCGAAAACCCTGCCGAAAACCCTGCACTGGTTTAAGTGGGAAGCGTATATCACCTGGCTCAGTGGTATGGGGCTGCTCTCCATTATTTATTACTGGGGTGCAGAGAGCTATCTGCTGGCACCAGAGTCTTCTCTTTCTCCCTTGCAGGCAGTGACGATCAGTATTGTCAGTCTGCTGGCTGGCTGGCTGATTTATGATCTGCTCTGTCGCTCGCCGCTGTTTGATCAGGAAGTGGCATTCAGCCTGATTCTGTTCGCTTTAATCACCTTTGCAGCCTGGGCCTACAGCCAGATATTCAGTGGTCGTGCGTCGTATATCCATGTGGGTGCGCTGATGGGGACAATGATGGTGGGCAACGTATTCCGGGTGATTATACCGTCCCAGCGCAAACTGGTGACTGCGGCTGAGAACGGCGATGAGTCCTTTGATCCTGACATTGCCCGACACGCCCTGCTGCGCTCAAGACACAACAACTATCTGACCCTGCCATTGCTGTTTATTATGATCAGTGGCCACTACGCCATGACTTATGGCAATGAGTGGAACTGGCTTATCCTGGCGACTCTGGCAGCCGCTTCTGTACTGGTGCGTCACTTCTTTAACCGCAGGAATCAGGGTGCGGTGTTACCCTGGCTCTGGCCGTCAGCCGCCGTCATGATGCTGACCCTGGCTTTTGTCATCAAGCCTCAGGCTGTGGCTCAGGTGCCCGTTGCGGAACAACCTGCTTTTGATGAGGGTAAGGTGGTTGAGGTGGTTAACGCGCGCTGTGCTACCTGCCACAGTAATGAGCCCAGTGACGTCTTGTTTCAGTCGCCTCCGGGGGGCCTGGTATTTCTGGATTATCCATCCATTGTCAAAAAAGCAGACCAGATCTACGCTCAGTCTGTGCAGACACAGATCATGCCACTGGCTAATCGCTCAGGCATGACCGTTGAAGAACGACAGTTTCTTGGGCAGTGGTATCAGCAATTAGAGAAGGAAGGCAAGTGA
- the guaD gene encoding guanine deaminase has product MSNAVVWKASVLHFLEDPDSASVNDACEYFEDGALLVVDGHVLMCGAAKDVMKDLPPGCEVQDLTGRLIVPGFIDTHVHYPQLEVLAGCGVQLLDWLNQYTFPAERRFSDRDYADEVAGFFLDQSLSHGTTTSLVFGTVSPTSVDAFFTAAQARNLRMIAGKVMMDRNAPDYLLDTAESSYDDCKALIHRWHGKDRLAYAVTPRFAPTSTPQQLEVAGRLLQEHEGLYLHTHLSENPKEIEWVSELFPDSKNYLDVYDQYGLLGPRSVFAHSIHLCDHSWERMGASGSSIAFCPGSNLFLGSGLFNLGKARRCGIPTGLGSDVGGGTDLCLLNSMKSAYQVSQLREETISPLQAFYLATLGGARALHLSDRIGSFRRGNEADFIVLNPEATPMLRFRTEKTKTLEELLGVLMVIGDDRVIESTVIMGQEAFRRD; this is encoded by the coding sequence ATGAGTAACGCTGTCGTATGGAAGGCTTCTGTTCTTCATTTCCTTGAAGATCCTGACTCTGCATCGGTAAACGATGCCTGCGAGTACTTTGAAGACGGTGCGCTTCTGGTGGTTGACGGTCATGTACTCATGTGCGGGGCGGCAAAGGATGTCATGAAAGACTTGCCGCCAGGCTGTGAGGTGCAGGACCTGACGGGAAGGCTAATCGTTCCGGGTTTTATTGATACCCATGTTCATTATCCGCAGCTGGAAGTGCTCGCCGGTTGCGGTGTGCAACTGCTTGACTGGCTGAACCAGTATACCTTTCCGGCTGAAAGACGTTTTTCTGACCGTGACTATGCGGATGAAGTGGCTGGTTTTTTTCTTGACCAGAGCCTCAGTCATGGCACCACGACGTCGCTGGTGTTTGGTACCGTCAGCCCAACGTCGGTTGATGCTTTCTTTACGGCCGCACAGGCGCGTAATCTCCGCATGATTGCCGGTAAGGTGATGATGGATCGTAATGCGCCCGACTATCTTCTGGATACCGCCGAAAGTAGTTACGACGACTGTAAAGCTCTTATCCACCGCTGGCATGGCAAAGACCGGCTGGCCTATGCGGTGACCCCACGCTTTGCTCCGACTTCAACCCCGCAACAGTTAGAGGTGGCAGGCCGACTGCTGCAGGAACATGAAGGCCTCTATCTGCACACACACTTGTCAGAAAATCCGAAAGAGATTGAGTGGGTCAGTGAGTTGTTTCCCGACAGCAAGAACTATCTGGACGTTTATGACCAATATGGGCTGTTGGGGCCAAGGTCGGTTTTTGCTCACTCCATTCATCTGTGCGATCACAGTTGGGAACGGATGGGAGCATCCGGTTCATCCATAGCTTTCTGCCCGGGGTCCAATCTGTTTCTGGGCAGTGGTCTGTTTAATCTCGGGAAGGCCAGGCGTTGTGGCATTCCCACCGGACTGGGTAGCGATGTCGGTGGTGGCACCGACCTGTGCCTGCTCAACTCAATGAAAAGCGCTTATCAGGTATCTCAGTTGCGCGAGGAAACCATCTCTCCGCTTCAAGCCTTCTACCTGGCAACTCTGGGCGGGGCCAGGGCTCTGCATTTATCGGATCGGATTGGTAGTTTTCGCAGGGGCAACGAAGCTGATTTTATTGTGCTTAATCCTGAGGCAACGCCAATGCTACGTTTCCGGACAGAAAAGACAAAAACATTAGAAGAACTACTGGGCGTACTGATGGTGATCGGCGATGACCGCGTTATTGAGTCCACCGTCATTATGGGCCAGGAAGCTTTCAGGAGAGATTGA
- a CDS encoding ureidoglycolate lyase, whose product MDTVLTAQALAAEPLTQAAFAPFGDVVEARGIPLVINQGRCYKYCDLTSVSTDRDGHSSVHIFKTSAIRQPCKLDLFERHPLGSQTFMPLEKQRFLVVVAESSDSDEPDLSTLRCFLTNGSQGVTYRAGVWHHPLLSLDIPSDFLVLDRGGPGHNCDEVPMPEGAHYTVEVRDYE is encoded by the coding sequence ATGGATACAGTTTTAACGGCTCAGGCTCTGGCGGCCGAGCCTTTGACGCAAGCCGCTTTTGCGCCTTTCGGGGATGTTGTTGAAGCCAGGGGGATACCTCTGGTGATTAACCAGGGGCGCTGTTACAAGTACTGTGACCTGACATCGGTCAGCACTGACAGGGACGGTCACTCCTCAGTTCATATTTTTAAAACCTCTGCTATCCGCCAACCCTGCAAGCTTGATCTTTTTGAACGTCACCCGTTGGGTAGTCAAACGTTTATGCCCCTGGAAAAACAGCGTTTTCTGGTGGTCGTGGCTGAGAGTTCTGACAGTGATGAACCTGATCTGAGCACCCTCCGCTGTTTTCTAACCAATGGTTCCCAGGGGGTAACTTACCGGGCCGGGGTCTGGCACCACCCGCTACTGTCACTGGATATTCCGTCAGATTTTCTGGTGCTGGATCGCGGCGGACCGGGCCATAATTGTGATGAGGTTCCCATGCCTGAGGGTGCTCATTACACCGTGGAGGTCAGGGATTATGAGTAA
- the uraH gene encoding hydroxyisourate hydrolase codes for MTGISTHILDTGTGYPATGVPVSLERQNADGWSPVGEGITNDDGRITSLASEQENLEAGVYRLQFAIESYFQKQEVNCFYPEVTVVFKVSDDRHHHIPLLLSTYGYSTYRGS; via the coding sequence ATGACAGGTATCAGCACCCATATTTTAGATACAGGAACAGGCTACCCGGCTACAGGTGTTCCTGTTTCCCTTGAACGACAAAACGCGGATGGATGGAGTCCGGTTGGTGAAGGAATAACGAACGACGATGGACGAATCACCAGTCTGGCCTCTGAACAGGAGAACCTGGAAGCGGGCGTTTACCGTTTGCAATTTGCGATTGAAAGCTATTTTCAGAAACAGGAGGTGAACTGTTTTTACCCGGAAGTGACGGTTGTTTTTAAAGTCAGTGATGATCGGCATCACCACATTCCTCTGTTGTTATCGACTTATGGTTACTCGACCTATCGGGGTAGCTGA
- the uraD gene encoding 2-oxo-4-hydroxy-4-carboxy-5-ureidoimidazoline decarboxylase, whose protein sequence is MTRPPMTLEQLNALADSEARDFFTHCCTSLRWAQGMVSSRPFASHEELLAKADDCWQPCDRNDILQAFEGHPKIGDINSLKAKYANTSKIAGHEQSGTVGADEKVLTALAEGNQRYEERFGYLFIVCATGKSAAEMLALLKERLNNSPDNELIIAAAEQQKITRIRLNKLIGEAVLTP, encoded by the coding sequence ATGACCAGGCCCCCTATGACTCTTGAGCAGCTTAATGCACTGGCTGACTCGGAAGCACGGGATTTTTTTACCCATTGCTGTACCAGTCTGCGCTGGGCTCAGGGTATGGTGTCGTCGCGTCCTTTTGCCAGTCATGAGGAGCTGTTGGCTAAAGCGGATGACTGTTGGCAGCCCTGTGACAGAAACGACATACTTCAGGCGTTTGAGGGGCATCCGAAAATAGGCGACATAAATAGTCTGAAAGCAAAGTATGCGAACACCTCGAAGATAGCCGGCCATGAACAGTCTGGCACTGTAGGTGCTGATGAGAAGGTTCTGACGGCACTGGCTGAAGGTAATCAACGTTATGAAGAGCGTTTTGGTTACCTGTTTATTGTCTGCGCCACTGGGAAGTCAGCCGCTGAAATGCTGGCCTTACTAAAGGAACGGCTGAATAATTCGCCTGATAATGAGCTTATTATCGCTGCTGCGGAGCAGCAGAAAATAACCCGGATTCGACTGAATAAACTGATTGGCGAAGCTGTTTTAACCCCTTAA
- the alc gene encoding allantoicase — protein MKVDLEQTPESQAEHLAQTRINLAARALGGDVLSCSDDFFAEKDNLLLASDPVFLPEKFTAYGKWMDGWESRRRRDGKNDWVIIRLAVTGSVETIEVDTRHFKGNAPGAVQLEYIASDTDPDEKTLWQLLAERTEVNPDTRNLITLARPARASHIRLTMIPDGGIARLRVYGSIELESQNRLPGEPVDTAAIMNGGRSVDCSDSFFSSMQNLLLPGRGVDMHDGWETRRRRQGGHDWMVVRLSVLTQIKRVEVDTLHFKGNYPDHCTIEACRSADEQPDDNTQWVTILPEQKLHAHRNHTFLKELENTGQLYTHVRLNIFPDGGVSRFRVIGYEAGQL, from the coding sequence ATGAAAGTGGATCTTGAACAAACGCCTGAGAGTCAGGCAGAACACCTTGCTCAAACCCGAATTAATCTTGCAGCCCGCGCCCTGGGGGGTGACGTGCTCTCTTGCAGCGATGATTTTTTCGCTGAGAAAGACAACCTGTTACTGGCCAGCGACCCGGTTTTTCTTCCAGAGAAATTTACCGCTTATGGCAAGTGGATGGATGGTTGGGAGTCCCGCCGCCGTCGTGATGGCAAGAATGACTGGGTTATCATTCGCCTGGCAGTAACAGGGAGTGTCGAAACCATAGAGGTTGATACACGACACTTTAAAGGCAATGCGCCGGGGGCCGTACAGCTGGAATATATTGCCAGTGATACCGACCCTGATGAGAAGACCCTGTGGCAGCTTCTGGCAGAAAGAACGGAGGTCAATCCCGACACCAGAAACCTGATTACTCTCGCCCGACCGGCTCGGGCCAGCCATATTCGACTCACCATGATTCCTGACGGTGGTATTGCCCGGTTGAGGGTCTATGGCTCCATTGAGCTGGAGAGCCAGAACCGCCTGCCGGGAGAGCCTGTCGATACCGCAGCCATTATGAATGGTGGTCGTTCTGTCGACTGCAGTGATTCTTTTTTCAGCTCCATGCAGAACTTGCTGCTGCCAGGGCGGGGCGTTGATATGCACGATGGCTGGGAAACCAGACGTCGCCGTCAGGGTGGGCATGACTGGATGGTTGTCAGGTTGTCAGTGCTAACACAGATCAAGCGGGTTGAAGTGGATACCCTGCACTTTAAGGGTAACTACCCGGATCATTGCACGATTGAGGCCTGTCGGTCAGCCGATGAGCAACCGGATGACAATACGCAATGGGTTACTATCCTTCCGGAACAAAAACTTCACGCCCATCGCAACCATACCTTTTTAAAGGAGCTGGAAAACACCGGACAGCTGTACACTCATGTCCGGCTTAATATTTTTCCTGACGGTGGTGTATCAAGGTTCCGTGTGATTGGTTATGAGGCAGGCCAGCTATGA